From the genome of Buchnera aphidicola (Astegopteryx bambusae), one region includes:
- the leuD gene encoding 3-isopropylmalate dehydratase small subunit: protein MKKFTKHVGKILPLNVSNIDTDIIIPKQFLKKITKNGFGKYLFFNWRYLENNIKNINKKFILNKNIYKNSSVLLTRENFGCGSSREHAVWAIKDFGFRVILSSSFSDIFYNNSFNNGILLIVFSKKIIDEIFYLTENNKIIIAKINLVKKYVNIMDKNYFFKINSFYHYCIVNGLDRIDYTIKYKKKIEEYEKKNKFY from the coding sequence ATGAAAAAATTTACAAAGCATGTTGGTAAAATTTTACCATTAAATGTATCTAATATAGATACTGATATAATAATCCCAAAACAATTTTTGAAGAAAATAACTAAAAATGGTTTTGGGAAATATTTATTTTTTAATTGGAGATATTTGGAAAATAATATAAAAAATATAAATAAAAAATTTATATTAAATAAAAATATTTATAAAAATTCTAGTGTTTTGCTAACAAGAGAAAATTTTGGGTGTGGTTCTTCTAGAGAACATGCTGTATGGGCAATAAAAGATTTTGGATTTAGAGTGATTTTATCTTCTAGTTTTTCAGATATATTTTATAATAATAGTTTTAATAATGGTATTTTACTTATTGTATTTTCAAAAAAAATAATAGATGAAATATTTTATTTAACAGAAAACAATAAAATAATTATAGCAAAAATAAATTTAGTTAAAAAATATGTAAATATAATGGATAAAAATTATTTTTTTAAAATAAATTCATTTTATCATTACTGTATAGTAAACGGATTAGATAGAATAGATTATACTATTAAATATAAGAAAAAAATAGAAGAATATGAAAAGAAAAATAAATTTTATTAA